One Babesia bovis T2Bo chromosome 4 map unlocalized Chr4_1, whole genome shotgun sequence genomic window carries:
- a CDS encoding Sof1-like domain family protein, which yields MKLKVLHRNARDYISQGPHDRPKPMRNLDPNLHPLARQKEFVRAVVAAKLKKMHAKPFVAALEGHTDSVDSMSMSRSNISDLFTGSCNGEIMFWNLLTKRKGILIGVHEGFVKGLCTNGDGTLLYSCGHDKYLKCWKVIKNDAIDEIEEDEEATGHSTVNEIESNTPFGSAPPEPLESCLSKSALNAIDHHWNDNILATAGDCLEVWDSRRSVPIMKFDWDSEALYCVRFNPSDVNFIAASAADNSVGLYDIRANSPLRKVVLQQRTNAIAWNPQNPLHFTAANEDSNLYTFDMRNLERALMVHKGFTNAVTDVDYNPAGIEFVAASFDKGVRLFSLGGKSRDAYFNRRMQNVLCCRYSLDGKFVCTGSSDMSVRIWKADASQKLGTITHREEAALNYRNALQEKYKHVPEIRRILKPRTLPAIVAKQTKIRQVKEAAKRRKEINKALHSKDPKLEQEKRKAIVKEVE from the exons ATGAAGCTAAAGGTTCTTCATCGCAATGCGCGGGATTACATATCGCAAGGGCCACATGATCGGCCTAAACCGATGCGAAACCTAGACCCTAATCTACATCCTCTTGCCAGG CAAAAGGAGTTTGTACGAGCAGTAGTGGCGGCAAAGCTAAAGAAAATGCACGCTAAACCCTTTGTGGCGGCACTGGAAGGTCATACTGACTCAGTGGATTCTATGTCAATGAGCAGAAGCAATATT TCCGATTTGTTCACTGGAAGCTGTAATGGAGAAATCATGTTCTGGAATTTACTCACCAAACGTAAAGGGATACTTATCGGAGTACATGAAGGTTTTGTCAAAG GATTGTGTACAAACGGTGATGGGACGCTATTATATTCATGTGGACATGATAAATACCTCAAGTGTTGGAAAGTAATTAAAAACGATGCAATAGATGAAATTGAAGAGGATGAAGAAGCCACTGGGCATTCCACAGTAAATGAAATCGAGTCGAACACACCATTTGGTTCAGCTCCACCGGAA CCACTAGAATCCTGTCTCTCGAAATCAGCACTCAATGCTATAGATCATCATTGGAATGATAACATATTGG CTACTGCTGGAGATTGCCTGGAAGTATGGGACAGTAGAAGAAGTGTACCTATCATGAAATTCGACTGGGACTCGGAAGCGTTGTATTGCGTTAGATTTAATCCATCAGAT GTCAATTTTATCGCTGCCTCAGCAGCAGATAACTCAGTTGGATTATACGATATACGTGCTAATTCACCATTGAGAAAAGTAGTTCTGCAACAAAGGACAAATGCTATTGCATGGAATCCACAAAACCCATTGCACTTCACCGCCGCAAACGAGGACTCAAATCTTTACACCTTCGATATGCGCAACCTAGAACGAGCACTCATGGTACATAAGGGTTTCACAAATGCAGT AACTGATGTGGACTATAATCCAGCAGGAATTGAATTTGTAGCAGCATCATTTGATAAAGGCGTTAGGTTATTCTCCCTGGGTGGGAAAAGCAGAGATGCATACTTCAATAGAAGAATGCAAAATGTACTATGCTGCAGATACTCATTAGATGGCAAATTCGTGTGTACAGGAAGCTCAGATATGTCAGTACGTATATGGAAGGCCGATGCATCGCAAAAACTGGGTACCATCACACACCGCGAAGAAGCGGCACTCAACTACAGAAACGCATTGCAGGAAAAGTACAAACACGTCCCAGAAATAAGACGTATATTGAAACCAAGAACGTTACCAGCCATCGTGGCAAAACAAACAAAGATACGACAAGTCAAAGAGGCAGCAAAACGAAGAAAG GAAATCAACAAAGCATTGCATTCAAAAGACCCAAAGCTGGAACAAGAAAAAAGAAAGGCAATTGTCAAAGAAGTGGAATGA